The Agromyces mangrovi genome contains a region encoding:
- a CDS encoding arsenate reductase ArsC — protein sequence MADTPTVLFVCVHNAGRSQMAAGYLRALGGDRVEVLSAGSAPKDQINPVAVEAMAEEGIDIAGNTPKVLTTEAVLESDVVITMGCGDACPVFPGKRYEDWELDDPAGQGIEAVRPIRDEIRRRIEGLLSELLPVGQN from the coding sequence ATGGCCGACACGCCCACCGTCCTGTTCGTCTGCGTCCACAACGCGGGCCGCTCCCAGATGGCCGCGGGGTACCTGCGCGCCCTGGGCGGCGACCGCGTCGAGGTCCTGTCGGCGGGCTCAGCGCCGAAGGACCAGATCAACCCCGTCGCCGTCGAGGCGATGGCCGAGGAGGGCATCGACATCGCGGGCAACACGCCCAAGGTGCTCACCACCGAGGCGGTGCTCGAGTCGGACGTCGTCATCACGATGGGCTGCGGCGACGCGTGCCCCGTCTTCCCGGGCAAGCGATACGAGGACTGGGAGCTCGACGACCCGGCGGGCCAGGGCATCGAGGCGGTCCGTCCGATCCGCGACGAGATCCGGCGCCGCATCGAGGGCCTGCTCTCCGAACTGCTGCCCGTCGGCCAGAACTGA